A stretch of Ipomoea triloba cultivar NCNSP0323 chromosome 13, ASM357664v1 DNA encodes these proteins:
- the LOC116002387 gene encoding protein MANNAN SYNTHESIS-RELATED 2-like: MSPELQEFIDSMIGTLKSFNPNNSEGRFLAVETMPQSSDSCPLHNATGIKHCFDAKEMAHFLKKIGFENETTIYLTLNGWHTSIEHLTNIFPNTFTKDAIIPADEKSKFLDPKRPELKECRFYISSAADVYVPTSSNLFSDNIVARRIATGKTQVLFLCRPTDLHFLQRTIFLLTXRRNIGHTHAFVDKSQIK, from the exons ATGTCACCAGAGTTGCAAGAATTCATAGACTCCATGATTGGAACACTGAAAAGCTTCAACCCCAATAATTCAGAAGGACGATTTCTTGCGGTGGAAACCATGCCACAAAGTAGCGACTCATGTCCTCTTCACAACGCAACTGGAATCAAACATTGCTTTGATGCAAAGGAGATGGCCCATTTTCTAAAGAAGATTGGTTTTGAAAATGAAACAACTATTTATTTGACTCTAAATGGCTGGCATACGAGTATTGAGCATCTTACAAACATTTTTCCTAACACCTTTACCAAG GATGCAATCATTCCAGCAGATGAGAAGTCCAAGTTCCTAGATCCTAAAAGACCTGAACTCAAAGAGTGTAGATTTTATATATCTTCTGCAGCTGATGTTTATGTACCAACATCTTCAAATTTGTTTTCTGACAATATTGTTGCAAGGAGAATCGCCACTGGAAAAACACAAGTTCTGTTCTTGTGCCGGCCAACAGATCTTCACTTTCTGCAGAGGACTATATTCCTCCTTACATNGAGAAGAAACATTGGGCATACTCATGCTTTTGTTGATAAATCACAAATCAAATAA
- the LOC116002388 gene encoding putative late blight resistance protein homolog R1B-16 encodes MACVALSSLMRTIELDLLNPGRSAIVEDKEQVKYLYQSLGFLKEFLDKSKDNVAAKNLEPKIKDLVFQIEDRIEKKLQTIYSEPQRQKAQRRLPSTLLKQAIRDTEDLMGQIRKILNSPVQDFPSADPQASCGGSSEHAAASDVMEGRNRKFEKIRDELIRNRSSGREVISIVGMGGIGKTTLARKLYEDPLVLSHFDILGWTVVSQKHDARRMLLDLLNNEAAKIDEVTDGELAEKLKKCLSGRRYLIVLDDIWSTSCWEGIQLCFPDDNCGSRILLTSRHKEVADFADSGNRLHTLGFLNLEESWNLFCKRFPGIQSFPSELETIGRHVVHKCRGLPIAIVVVAGVLSKLNKTVEEWKIFENQTNSLVVTTDLSEQCSRILNLSYNYLPLHLKACFLYLSTVPQNKAIIVKRLVRLWIAEGFVELINSERLEEVAHGYLQDLADRSLIQIQKWRSSGKIKTCRMHDMVHEFCVREAIKEKLLNVENKQHPCGELQQEGCRWLNFWPKKIIRRDGLRDLDNIYVPRSILYLQHTSYASEVIEPDDDLRWGLLLRVLELSPPITSGSSLNDLSLLRYLGICLGDSSLPLGYLLHLVSRSQNLQTLIVSHKPSSINDGLSSCHYLSSEMWASQELIHVECSYLISLDPPNEVKEKLHTLYWLSPRHCTEEVFSRIPNVRKLGIFCDDDHREIGLNILENLHHLNQLETLKVKAFRGKICLRNPQVYPQNLKELTLFHTRLRWKHINIIGNMPSLQVLKLKHKAVCDKTWKPSDGGFRQLKFLLIDYCHQFQYWEATPDNYPVLERLVMRNCHLLKEIPSSFEDMITLRLIEISICSSSLLASAHRIQNAQQDLGNYGLKVRDTTPLSARTPSTALYVSRITEFASFVFLRQLAFFHQLQSPLSSENESTKSLHDEKPLNSLFEKLSSLQAFLQKEYNNVTVVFKSVILKSKSQTLICAQIKAEDDIDEIQLVNYEALFSPKMESVKTN; translated from the exons ATGGCCTGTGTTGCTTTATCTTCGCTGATGCGAACAATAGAGTTGGACTTGCTGAACCCGGGACGAAGTGCGATTGTTGAGGATAAAGAACAGGTGAAATATCTGTACCAAAGTCTTGGCTTTTTGAAAGAATTCTTGGACAAGTCCAAGGATAACGTTGCAGCCAAAAATCTGGAACCTAAAATCAAAGATTTAGTGTTCCAAATAGAAGACAGAATCGAAAAGAAACTTCAAACTATATACAGTGAGCCTCAACGACAAAAGGCTCAGAGAAGACTCCCCTCGACCTTACTAAAACAAGCAATAAGGGACACCGAAGATTTGATGGGCCAAATTAGGAAGATACTGAATAGCCCTGTCCAAGATTTTCCAAGTGCAGATCCTCAAGCTTCGTGTGGTGGGTCATCAGAACACGCCGCAGCTTCAGACGTTATGGAAGGACGCAACAGGAAATTTGAAAAGATAAGGGATGAACTCATCCGCAACCGCTCATCAGGACGAGAAGTAATTTCGATTGTCGGGATGGGAGGTATTGGGAAGACAACTTTAGCAAGAAAGTTGTATGAAGATCCTTTGGTTTTGTCACATTTTGACATTCTTGGGTGGACTGTTGTTTCCCAAAAACATGATGCGAGAAGGATGTTACTTGACCTCCTTAACAATGAAGCAGCAAAGATTGATGAAGTAACAGATGGTGAACTGGCagaaaaactaaagaaatgTTTGAGTGGCCGGAGGTATCTAATTGTTTTGGATGACATATGGAGCACCAGTTGTTGGGAAGGTATCCAGTTGTGTTTTCCTGATGACAATTGTGGGAGTCGAATATTGTTGACCTCTCGACACAAAGAGGTTGCTGATTTTGCTGATTCAGGTAACCGTCTTCATACCTTGGGTTTTCTAAATCTAGAAGAAAGTTGGAATTTATTTTGCAAAAGATTTCCTGGAATACAAAGTTTTCCTTCTGAACTTGAAACAATAGGGAGGCACGTTGTTCATAAATGCCGCGGTTTACCAATAGCGATTGTTGTAGTTGCAGGAGTTTTATCAAAACTCAACAAAACTGTTGAGGAatggaaaatttttgaaaaccaaacaaattcACTAGTTGTAACTACAGATCTTAGTGAGCAGTGTTCAAGAATACTCAACTTGAGTTACAACTACTTACCACTGCATTTGAAAGCTTGCTTTTTATATTTGAGCACAGTCccacaaaacaaagcaattataGTCAAAAGACTTGTAAGGCTATGGATTGCGGAGGGGTTTGTGGAGTTAATAAACAGTGAGAGGCTGGAAGAGGTGGCTCATGGGTATCTACAAGATCTTGCTGATAGAAGCTTAATCCAAATTCAGAAGTGGCGTTCTAGTGGCAAAATCAAGACTTGTAGGATGCACGACATGGTACATGAGTTTTGTGTGAGGGAAGCAATAAAAGAGAAGCTGCTGAATGTTGAAAACAAACAACATCCCTGCGGCGAACTACAACAAGAAGGATGTCGTTGGTTAAATTTCTGGCCAAAGAAGATCATACGACGTGATGGTCTCCGAGACTTGGATAATATCTATGTACCTCGCTCTATTTTGTATTTGCAGCATACAAGTTATGCATCAGAAGTTATTGAGCCAGATGATGACCTAAGATGGGGTTTATTGTTAAGAGTTTTGGAACTTAGTCCTCCAATCACCTCCGGCTCATCCTTAAATGATCTCTCTCTTCTGAGATATCTTGGCATATGTCTGGGCGATTCATCTCTTCCACTTGGGTATCTCTTGCATTTGGTGTCTCGTAGTCAGAATTTGCAGACTCTTATTGTGTCACACAAGCCAAGCAGCATCAATGATGGGCTTAGTTCTTGCCATTATTTGTCATCTGAAATGTGGGCATCGCAGGAGCTAATTCATGTTGAGTGCAGCTATTTGATTTCACTTGATCCTCCAAATGAGGTTAAGGAGAAGCTGCACACGCTTTATTGGTTGAGTCCGCGACATTGCACAGAGGAAGTGTTTTCCAGGATTCCAAATGTAAGAAAGTTGGGGATTTTCTGTGATGATGATCACCGAGAGATCGGTCTCAACATCTTGGAAAATCTTCACCATCTAAATCAGCTTGAGACACTAAAGGTTAAAGCATTTAGGGGAAAGATATGCTTGAGGAATCCACAAGTCTATCCGCAGAACCTCAAGGAGCTTACATTATTTCACACTCGTCTGCGATGGAAACATATAAACATCATTGGCAACATGCCTAGCCTTCAAGTGCTCAAACTGAAACATAAAGCCGTCTGCGACAAGACATGGAAACCAAGCGACGGGGGTTTTCGTCAGTTGAAGTTCTTGCTGATTGACTACTGCCACCAATTCCAATACTGGGAAGCCACTCCTGACAATTACCCTGTCCTTGAGCGCCTAGTCATGCGTAACTGCCACTTGTTGAAAGAAATTCCTAGTAGCTTTGAAGATATGATCACTTTGCGTTTAATTGAGATTAGCATTTGCAGTTCTTCTCTTTTGGCTTCTGCCCACAGAATTCAAAACGCACAACAAGATCTTGGAAATTACGGGCTCAAAGTTCGCGATACTACACCGTTATCGGCG CGTACTCCAAGCACTGCACTCTACGTGTCTAGGATTACTGAATTTGCTTCTTTCGTTTTTCTGCGTCAGCTTGCATTCTTCCATCAACTG